The DNA segment atagacaaaacaataccacaacaaattttgaaacatttgtttaaccaatcgattattttttcatgagaatccaactaaacaattagatttacaaatatttaattaccattttattcaattttgattcattttaaattgtaataatgtatctttttgaagttacaaaaaaataatgttctttctttattacactagcattatatatagattctatatacacaaaataaatataatataacaacataaatttactttccccgattcatatgaaaactttttaagttatccaccaaagcaaattaattaaatcaatgaaattgttaaaatacagcaaattaatatataattttattttaaattaaattatttaaaaagtgtattttcgttaaaacaaaataataaataagcaaaactgatttgatggtaatttttatgatatatatatatatcaattctgtgaaagaaataaaagcttaatatggaaaaaaatcttaaatacaaaaacctctaaaaattaacaaaaaaactaataaattaaactatgatatcacttcaaagcttcttagaccatattaataaaatatttaagcgataattagacaaatttgattttttttccagcaaaaagtttattattaattagcatcagttatttcaagatgtttaagaaatggtggacaaaaaaataggatggacattaatgatatatgaactatgaataatactttgtgaagcagacttagataacatatatgcACATACAttttcagtcctttttgatgcctaaattcaatttcttcagagtaattattccacaaatagatcgtatgagatattgttttgatatgtagatttgttttttcaatgttaagaagattgataactgtaaaaatgtctcattcgtatatgatatgtctataaccgagtccccaacatgagacaagtttgtttaaaaagtaaataattttatttttcttatattatataataaatatatattatttactgataataaaaatatagttattcatgtatcacaaatatctatgcaaatatgtgaatcaagtacaacaatcaaacaacataatgatttccacaaagaaaatttaaaaatatatttatgttatgtagtcatattttatattttttaaataatataatacaatattatacattattttttagaattgagaaatacatataatatcttatccgcgcgtagcgcggtaaaAAAATCTAGTACTTATAAAACCATTAACAGTGAgcatgttgaatttttttaatttaacagTTTAATCAAAGCAATGGGGTAAATGGGGTAGTTGAATAATGTGAGAATGCAAGTGGATTATTTGGAGTTAGAAAATTTTCAACTTGTTGAAAGAAAAATATAGGTGAATTATTTGGATTGAAAGTTTTCAACTTGTTGAAAGTAAAACAAATGAATCATACATTGTCATACGTCCTATTCTCATTGGctattaatattttgtatttttatctcCACTCATTTAtctaaattcaattattttaaagtaaaacttTTTATGAAGAAAGTAAAAATTATACCAAAATTTAACattgtttataatttataaattttaaatggaaaCTAGTCTGATTTCATTTGGacatgaaataaaaatgttctttttattaaaaatatcaataataattatattaacacttaaattttatgtttctctttaaaCTACGAAATCccaataattataaatttccaAACTAATCTTCCAACCAACAGAAActttatcaaattattttaaatagtttaatttttgttatcttgattttaaaatatatttttaatgattattatcttttaaaaaacaaacataaaataacaaCATTAGATAAAATATTGAGATAATGCATTGAATTTATTAAACAGaactattgtaaatataaaatttgaatgtgtgTTGAATTAAAATgtggaaaataataaaatatgatgtaaAGAGTTAAAAAGGGTGTTAAATAACATTCACCTTGTACATTGTCTTAATAATCTTAATAATGACCTTTCACATTCTTCTCAATTCTTGCACATTCTATAACTTCAGATGTAGGGCTGGGCATCATTACTATATACTCGCCTTAAACTCGCTACTTGACTCGTAcccgttttaaaaattcaagtaCTCAGTGTTGTCAAGGCAAGTAACAAgtcaataatttttattactcgCAAGACCCAGACAAGTATCAagtatcattattatttttagtactTGACTCGTTACGCTCCGTTACTTGCCCCATTACTTGCTATTTGTTACATAATCTATTAGTTACTTGTTTatatttgtcttttcttttactGCATTTAGGATTCGACACAAATACTCTTTTTATACATGTTACTTGTTTCGTATTCatcttgatttttaaataattgttgTCTTCTAGTCAAGTATTACATaaagaagataaataaaaaaaatatatgcatattttaatataaacattatataatttCCACGATAACAAAAATGTCTTTTCTAAACAAGTAACATGTAATAACAAGtcatataactaaatttttgagtagaataaacaaaacaaatttttatgtCTATTTATAATAGAATATTATTTAGTAAGTAGTTCTTAAATATTCCGAAAAACTCGTAAATAATTTACAAGTACTCGTAAATAGTAAGTAATAGAGCAAGACAACTAACTTGcaagtaatttatttttgatcaaGTACTTGAAATAGCAAGTACTCGTTTTTAACAAGGCAAGTACAAGTCGAAAATTTCATTACTCGTACAAGACAAGTCAAGTCGCAAGTACACGCAAAATAGCAAGTAACCGCCTTGTGCCCAGCCCCGTTCAGATGTTTACTTTTCAAAATGAACTTCAGATAAAATTTCTATTTCTATTAGCATTTTGGTTCTTATAATTACATATtacatttatgattcttaaatacttTGTTGTCTATGgttttaatgttaaattttttccataaatatttcaaaaaattttccataaatatttcaaatttattttcataaatttaattacacataaaattaaataaaatttttgataaaatttaaaatatgttaaaactagatttagtcAACAACAATATTATGAGAAGATGAAAATATTTTGAGCTCTTCCTctgaaaaaaagtttttattttgataaacgCAACGATCCTCCAAACTACTTGAATCCCTTTTCAAGTGGCTTTTGACTCGATCACCTTCGTAGCAAAAGAAGGTAAGCAGAACGCAGCTGAATGAATCTGAACCATGAAGATATGAGAATATACGTTACAAGAGGAATCAAGTGTCTAGACGCATGAAATGGTACTATATATAGTGAGAGTTTTACCTCAGAGTTGTAAAACTTCAAGGGTCCACTTGATTTGCTGGAGCTGTCATCAAGTGGGCTCACTGGGACTTTGAAGTCAACATGAGGTCCCTCTGTTGAACAGAGCATAAATCCAATAACCCCACTGCCAAAATAAAGTGAAATGATACAGAGTCAGGTTCATGTTACGTTATAAATCACCAAATACATGAGATAATGTTATTAAACATGCCTAGGGTATGTTGGAACGCTGGTCCACGCATAGTTAACAGAACCCTTGAAGATGTCACGACAGTTGGAAACAATGTCTTCGATGATGTCCATGTGAAGCCACAAGCTTTCAGCCTGAGTGCACACAACTCCACCAGGACGAAGAGCTCTCGCCACGGATTGGAAGAAGGGTTTCTCAAACAGCTCCTTCGCAGGACCTGACACACACACCAGCTCGAAGTTAAATTTGTTCAACATAATCTAATTACTATCTGATGGTAGTAGTGGTTACCGATTGGATCTGATGAGTCAACAATAACCGCATCGTATGAACCTCGAGAAGCATTCTTCAGGAAAGCAACACCTGCAATGATCCACCAATCGTAACAGTTAAGAATAAAGTGGATTTGGAAATGACAACAGAAGTACATGGTAGCAGTTCTGTACCATCACCAATGACGAGGGTCACGCGAGGATCCTCGAATCCAATTGCTACATTAGGGAAAAACTGCTTAGAGACCTGAAGATTTAAAAGAAGGTGGAAACAAATTAAACTAGCTCAACAGAAGATGGAGGAAAGCGTGTGAGCATGGACTCACATCGACCACCATCTTATCAATTTCACACATGTCAATATGCTCAACAGAAGGATGGCGTGCAACTTCACGCAGGACACCTCCATCTCCTCCTCCAATGACCAATACCTATGAAAGAACTAGAAGGAAATTGATTAGATAGATACACACTCTGGCTATAATAAACAAAGTCAGAGACTCTGAGTGATAATCATGTAAGCCAGTTAAAACACTTTccttcatattattattattatccaaTAAAGTAACTAAaatgttcatcatcatcatcatcacctatTTTtattctctagtggacattcgTATCACCAGTTTGGACAATGCAAGATCAATTAGTTTCTTAAAGTTTCACATATGATTAAAAGGAGGAAGTCTGGTTACTCTATTTCTCCACAAGTAATGTGAGCTTAATAACCTTTCATTATAGTCCAAAGCAATAGTCTTTGATAAACCTTAACTACTTAATTACAGTTCCCAAGAGATGCAAAAAGTGTTTTGATTAGTTATACCTTCTTTGGGTTAGGGATAGAGCACAAAGGAAGATGAGTGATCATTTCCTGATAGGCGCATTCGTCTCTCTCCGTAAGTTGGATTACTCCATCCAGAACCAACACTTTCCCATATGTCGCAGACTAAAAAACAGAAACCAAACATACTTACAAAACAGAGACATGGTTACAAATTTAAAGAATAGTCATATTGTTTTTGTTGGTGCGTTACCTGGAAAACAATGACATCCTGGTAATCTGATTTGTCTTGAAACAAAACTTTCTCAACCTTCAAAGAGTGTGCCTCTCCTGCATCCTCATTTaatcggtttaaaaaaaaaaaactcagctTTTAATCGAAAACGAAACAGAGGATGATGGTGAAAAGAAGGCTCCTTTTACAATAAAACAAGATGGAGGAAGGGACCTGGCCACATGGGACTCATCTCGGAGAACCACCCTGGAATCACTGATGAGAAACAAGCAGGCTTAGCTGCCGCGGCGTTATCATCctcttctctctgtctcttcaAATCGGTAACAGCGTCCATTGCTGTGAAGAGGACCagaagatgatgaaatgagAGAGATGGGATTAGCGTTTCTTGGAGGATTTGTGTGTTGATGTGAAGTGAAGCCAAAGATattaaaagaagaaggaagCAGGTGAAGTGGGAGATTCGAtatcaatttttgtttcaaaaaagattttgttaattATGATGTGATGATGTTACGAACGGACACGTCACTTCTTTCCCTTCGAATATATCGTTTCTCTTTTTAGCTCTTGTTATATGTCTGTTTTTCATTCGTATCTTTTATACTCTCACTCGTCTTTAACCACGTTTTTGTAACGCGCTATCTCACGCGCAACAGCATGACCGGTTCGAAGCTTGACCAGAGCACATTTAGAAAGAGATTTATCAAAACGCTATCAGACACCAGAACAACTGtgtaaacatttttataaacaatCAATTGTATGGATTTACAACGGAATAAACAAGATGAAATTGATCAAAGACAAGACACATCTTCCAGCAAAAGGCTAGTACAAAGAAAAGTATGAATCATATTTGATAATTACTAAAAGCCCATCTAATCTTAAATCAATGGGCCCAAAACAAGGCTCGCTTATATTATTCTCTCCGATTCCCAGAAACGATCGGATATAGTATAATCAAACCCTTATCTCTcctccaaaaaaagaaaaaaaaaacccctaATCTCTCATAACTCTGCTTTAGCCTCTCCGTTTATGAGCGTAGATCGATTTCACCGAAGAAGAAGTGTACGACAAAATGAAGCTTCGATTGAGACGCCACGAGACCAGAGAAACCCTGAAACTCGAATTACCCGATTCCATCACTCTCCACGATCTCCGCCAACGGATCAACGAACCATCCCCTTCCTCCGTTCATCTCTCCCTTAACCGCAAAGACGAGCTCCTCGCTCCTTCTCCCGACCATACCCTCCGATCCCTCGGCGTAACATCCGGTGACCTAATCTACTACTCCCTCGTTCCCTCTGCTTTCGCTGCTTCCCTCGAGGAGATCGCCTTAGCCTCGTCTTCAGAAGTTAAATCGCAGAATGAGATGGGGATCGGATTCGCAGCATCCGATGTAGATATGAATATCCAAGATCCGGAGGAAGTATCCACGGGGGAAGCTTCGGGTCACGCCCCAGACCCGATGGATGTTGAGGAGCTTGATGTGGAGCTCGCCGCCGCGGGAAGCAAGATGTTGACCGAACCGTTCTTCTTGAAAAAGGTTTTACTTGAGAAGTCTGGTGATACAAGCGAGTTGACTACTGTAGCTATGTCTGTTCACGCTGTAATGTTGGAATCTGGATTCGTTCTGTTCAATCCTGACTGCTCTGATAATAAGTTTAGCTTCTCGAAGGAGTTGCTTACTGTGTCCCTTAAGTATACTCTCCCTGAGTTAATGACCAGCGACAAAGGGGTTGAGTCTGTGACTGTGAGGTTTCAGAGCTTAAGCGATAAGGTTGTGGTCTACGGTTCTCTAGGTGGGAAGCTGCAAAGGTTGTATCTTGATAAGCGTAGGTTTGTGCCTGTGATTGACTTGGTTATGGATACTTTGAAGTCTGATAAAGACGGCTCTTCGAGCATCTACAAGGAGATGTTCATGTTCTGGAGGATGGTGAAAGACGGTCTCGTTATCCCTTTGTTGATTGGTCTTTGCGATAAGTCTGGCTTGGAGCTTCCTCCGTGCTTGATGCGTTTGCCGACAGAGCTGAAACTGAAGATACTGGAGTCGCTTCCTGGGGCTAGCGTTGCGAAGATGGCTTGCGTTTGTACGGAGATTCGGTACCTGGCGACGGACAATGACTTGTGGAAACAGAAGTGTTTGGAGGAAGCTAAGCATCTGGTTGTGGATGGAGAGGGTGATTCGGTTAACTGGAAGGCGAAGTTTGCTGCGTTTTGGAGGCAGTACCAACGGCAGGTTTCCTCATCAAGGCGAACCTTAAGGAACTTTGGCATGGGTAGAAACCGCATTCCAAATCCGTTTCCTCGGATTCCAGACCCTGACCCTTTCGGATGGATTAATGGTGGTGGCTTGCCTGGACCTGGACCATTCATTATGCACCCTGGACAACCGGCGGGACGGCTTGGGGGACGAAGATTGGGACGTAGCTTTAGTCCCAGATGCAATCTTGGAGGAAACAACTACCAACAACATGGTGAGTGAATCGTATGGAGGATAGGTGAAGTATATGGCTTTCGACATCAGCAAATAAATGGCCTGGATACttgtttataagtttttatctataaatatttctttggagttttttcttttgttcttgcCATGCTTATGCTatcttataataataataataatattgcaTCATATATTTTGCTATTGCTCTTAATTCACAGATGTCTTTATGATTCGGTTCACTAATGTCAAAGCTCATGTCTGGGATGCATGTAgaatttttatatgtttgagAAACTCTAGCCGTGTCTTATCTTAGCTTTCGAACATGTACCAAATGTTGAGATTCATCACTGCTTGTGCTCTTAACTTAACATGTAGTGCAACATAGATATCATGTGAACTCTTTTTTGATGCCAACATCAAAATGGTAgctcttttattattattgatcatgggtttcgaaaaaaaaaagtattttgagAGTTTTGTTAATCATTCGACGACATTGACGACCTCATACTCAACAAGGGACATGTTGGTGTCTTCTTTCACTTTGAGGCTGGCAGGCTCTGTGACTTCAACGCGACCCCACTTGTCTACAGCTAGCCTCATTGATCCTTTATACATGTCGATTTTTGCATTGCGTAGAGTTACAGTGGTTCCTTCTTTCATCAAGTCCACTACACCCACAAACATGTAACAGTTCAATTATTCACTAACATTTGAATCACACACATTCCTACAGTCAATACCACAtaccatcaatgaaagttacacaCAAATGTGAGTCTCACTGATAGAAATAAGTCAAGTACCTTGGTCATTTCTTGCGGTGAAGACGACAACTCCGGTCTCGTCACCAACAATACATTCACAAATCCGCATCTGGCGAGCCTGAGGACCATCTGAACGACCTTTCTGCAACACCATCTTGGTGCTAACGATCTTCACGGTGACATTGTGTCTACTAGTTCCCGGACGCAGCTGATCAACCTTAGTGAATTCTGGCTTTCTCAACCCGGGTTTGGTGTCTGCCATTTTTCAATGAGTCTGTAATAACAAGTGACAAAGAATAAAACATAAGTTTCTTACCAAAACAATTCGAAGTCATGGAAGATGAGTTCATAATATATTATTCAGTTTCAGACAATACATTGAAATCCAGACAACGATGGAACCACATTGTAGAAAATAAGAAGAACAACATACAAAttctcagaaaaaaaagaatctgaaattGGGATTTAATTCGAAGCTTACATTTGAATGATCGAGTGATAGATCTGATTAACGTCACATTCAATGAAAGCTTTCACCGTTTTTGAGTTCTGTGGGGGTGTGAGGACACGGACGGTCGGTTTTTAAGTTTGGTCTCTGATTAAACACTAACCATCCACGTGTACACATCGTGCTTCATTGTGCGCGGTTGTCTTGATCATCATCCATCGTGCCTAGATCAATGTTGCAACTCGACTTTTTACAACTGTTTCTACTTGGACCTTTACTTGATGGACTTTCGTTATCAAGCCCAATTATGATATAGGCCCATATATGTACACTGCGTTACAGGTTAGCGTATTGAGTTCATCTCATATTTGTCATGTGTAACACCGATTAGTTCTTTTATGCAAGATCCCGAGTTCAAAATCTGGAAAATACGTTTTACCTGATGATGTCCATTTACCTGAAATTTTGGAAGCTTTAATTTTAGTACAAATCTTAATGTTTTTCCCCATAATTTAGAGGCTACTAGACCTAtgtatattagtttaaaaaaaaaaaaattaggagcCAAGATGAATATAATATCCGATTGCGAGAGAACCTGAATTAGTTACATGTAGATGTAGTAAGTTCTGCTTATTTATGCATAGTATTTCGTcatttgtataagaaaaaaacattttttcggGGAACTATTGAACCAAATCAAATGAAGATAAATGCTTGTTATAgcttattcatttatttttaaacataaaagatGAGATTATACAAGAAGTtgagtaaaaaaaacaaaaagagacaaGAAACTGAAGATAAAGTAAGATGATTACTGATGAGAACAAACTTAGAAGCAACATAGGGAGAAAACATGAGTATGACTCTTTTAAGACAAAGCAAAAGCAGGGGTGGTCTTGAAGTCAAGTTCCCAGAGATCAAACGTTCCTTTCACAAAATCATAGTGAGCTCCTCTTATGGCGAGCTTGTTCTTCACCACTCGCTCTCTCACGAACGGGTATGATAACAGGTTCCCCAGCGACACGTTCACAGCTTCCTTCTCGCACCATAGAGACAATCTCAGTGTCTACTTCAAAGCAAGACAGAAAAATAGAGTGaacattgtgtttttttttccttattacGTACCTTCTCACAGTTGGTGCACTGATCGTCGAAGCTCAGGTCTTTACAATCCTGCTTGGTCTTGTTCTTGGCCGGTGCACAGATCTGGATCCAGTCTTCTATGAATTCACTGccattaaaaatgtattttaaaccaACCCCTTAGTCTCCTGCCTGATCATATAATTGGACGATGTTGGTTAAGTTAGCCTTTTGAGAGAAGTACCTCTTATAGGGAGCCGCATCATCTTCAATGGCCATGAGTCCCTTTATTCCACCACAACAGCTGTGACCAATCACGAGGATGCTCTCCACCTGATAATCACAAAACATTATATTATCTAAAGACTCACTTAAGGTTAACGTTAGGTCACATAAGCCTTTTACTAAGCATCTTATGCAAGACAAGAGGGGCCATTGATTAGTTATTATGGCACGTACATTGAGGACTGTGATTGGATATTCAAGGGCGGCACCAACATTAGAATGTTTTGTCTGAAAATTTTTCAAAGAcaaaaactatttatagttaGTTTTTGTTGTTCAACCAATAACAACAACCTATGAATGTTTATCTAAAATGATTAGAATGAACTCatgaagtgaaaaaaaaaaagacattctCTTTGTTTGGACGAACCTTGTCATAAGGTGGCACCATGTTTGCAATATTTCTAACGATAAAAGCTTCCCCAAGTTGGAAATTCAAGATGTGAGATGGGCAAACTCGAGAATCCGCACAAGCAAACACCAgaaactgaaaacaaaaaaatcaatttcaaattgaatatatattaatcatctCACTGTTTGGGTTGTGTACGTTCAGACTATTTTACTGTGTATGACTCCGATCCTCCGGAACTTTAGTTTCATTTGTACAGTTTTATAtgttgaaaaaaacatttcctCATGTCTTATTTAATCCTCGTTTATAATGTACtgttagggtttagtgtttgatTTCTTTCTTGCTCATAAAGTTACCACTATTTTCATAACTTTGGCAAATCAGAGAAAAGTAAAATCCCTAAAAGGAAAATAATGATGTGACGGACAGAATAAGTCAAAACCTTGGGGCTCTGGCTCTTGGCAAGTGCACTGTACAACGAAGGATTCTTCCTGGAAATGATTGAACCAATAATATAATGAGCAGATATCATAACCAGACAAACTATTTTCATTAATAATttctatagaaaatatttttatgtattttaccattttgattaaataattgaataaaacaaGTTATCTAACTTTATAACCGTTGTTATTATATCAGAGTTGGGGCAAAAGGTTGATATCCATATAAAAAGCCctctcgaaaaaaaaaaaaaaaggttgatATCCATATAGAAAAAGCATTGAAACGTACGGACGTATCATTAAATAAGAATACAACGTACTCGTAGTTATGAGTCTTGAAATGGTTAAATCCAGACTTGATCCTTTCTACAGAATCTATCTTGCTGGAATCAAGTTCCTCTAACTCACTAGTTAACTGCTTGATCTTTGCGGCTGCGATGTTACCTAGATCCGATTTCTTGCTACGAATTGACCaattcatattaaaagaaaaataatcatatatatatagacacaGGTTACGAGTTGCGGGAGTTTGTACGTGAGAAGCTCTCCAAGTTTTCTAAGGGCATCTTCGTACGAGTCCGTCGACATATCTTTTCGTTCctataagagagagagaaaaagaagaattttGGATAAGGAAAAACTGATTGCATGTGAAAAGGTGCATGGTTTATAATGATTATGTAAAAGCATGTTTAATGGGAGTTTTTAAAAAGggattcttagcggaatataagaatccgtcTCTTAGCGGAataaaaaagttaagagacgagtTCTTATATTCTGCTAAAACCCCACCCTAAGAACTCCCCATTAAACATGTTCTAATAATAGCGTTGACCTTCGTGGTTAGACTGCCTAGTAATTTAACCTTGATCACATTGATATTCTTGACTTAGCTAGCAACTACAACTTTtaagtatatacatatatatatgaatgtttTCTAATATGAAggttttttaatattatcttattattttatcgatttatgtCTTAATACTACAAATGTcaaatatactccctctgttcctaaaagatccatgttttagagaaaaaattgtttcaaaaatatacattatttacatttttaatacattaattaataaaaaattgtacttttcaaaaaatacaattgtgTTTAATAAAATCTCATTGTTGGAATagttaattaagaaaaataatttattggaaaatgaaattttatatgttttcttaataagtgtgaaaaaactataatatggattttttaggaacggaggTACATAGGCAAGTCATAACAAAAAAGagattaaaaacataaacatataatCAAACTTGACCAATTAACATCTTTTCACTAAGGCACTTTCCAACAAGCTGGTCAAgaaattttggattttattttttttggtaaaaagaaattttaatttttttaccaaaacatGCGTTAATGCGATAAGATTTGCAAAAGTTTAAGAAATTTGAAACTAAAACAACCGAACAaatcgaaagaaaaaaaacgatgGTTTCATGTCGAGAGAACAGAAAAATAGATCATCATTAggatcatctacatatacaacaaaaacgaaatggtaaaGTGGGAAATATAAAGATTATATATGCTGGTTTAGTATTTACAATTTTACACGGATCTTGGAAGGTATATCTGGAAATAGAAGATTTAATTAGAGAGTGGTACCTGAAGATTGATACAGTTTTACTGATATGAGAAGGTGTTCTTTACTGCACTATTTATAGCCCGAGATACGTGACATCTTCTGACTCGGGTATATGCTTGAACTTGTCTTTTAGTGGAAAAAATCCTACGAAATTGGAGGTTTTTTGGAGTTAAAAGCAGATactatgaaaaagaaaaatagacgCCAGTTATTGGTTTATCATATACATTATTGTGTCTATATACATTCTGTATCGGccttgatttttatttcttgTCAATGGATTCTAGataaact comes from the Brassica napus cultivar Da-Ae chromosome A7, Da-Ae, whole genome shotgun sequence genome and includes:
- the LOC106358113 gene encoding beta carbonic anhydrase 3 → MSTDSYEDALRKLGELLTKKSDLGNIAAAKIKQLTSELEELDSSKIDSVERIKSGFNHFKTHNYEKNPSLYSALAKSQSPKFLVFACADSRVCPSHILNFQLGEAFIVRNIANMVPPYDKTKHSNVGAALEYPITVLNVESILVIGHSCCGGIKGLMAIEDDAAPYKSEFIEDWIQICAPAKNKTKQDCKDLSFDDQCTNCEKEAVNVSLGNLLSYPFVRERVVKNKLAIRGAHYDFVKGTFDLWELDFKTTPAFALS
- the BNAA07G09820D gene encoding uncharacterized protein At4g28440; translation: MADTKPGLRKPEFTKVDQLRPGTSRHNVTVKIVSTKMVLQKGRSDGPQARQMRICECIVGDETGVVVFTARNDQVDLMKEGTTVTLRNAKIDMYKGSMRLAVDKWGRVEVTEPASLKVKEDTNMSLVEYEVVNVVE
- the LOC106358110 gene encoding spermidine synthase 1-like, which produces MDAVTDLKRQREEDDNAAAAKPACFSSVIPGWFSEMSPMWPGEAHSLKVEKVLFQDKSDYQDVIVFQSATYGKVLVLDGVIQLTERDECAYQEMITHLPLCSIPNPKKVLVIGGGDGGVLREVARHPSVEHIDMCEIDKMVVDVSKQFFPNVAIGFEDPRVTLVIGDGVAFLKNASRGSYDAVIVDSSDPIGPAKELFEKPFFQSVARALRPGGVVCTQAESLWLHMDIIEDIVSNCRDIFKGSVNYAWTSVPTYPSGVIGFMLCSTEGPHVDFKVPVSPLDDSSSKSSGPLKFYNSEIHSAAFCLPSFATKVIESKAT
- the LOC106358111 gene encoding F-box protein SKIP22-like isoform X2; its protein translation is MKLRLRRHETRETLKLELPDSITLHDLRQRINEPSPSSVHLSLNRKDELLAPSPDHTLRSLGVTSGDLIYYSLVPSAFAASLEEIALASIGFAASDVDMNIQDPEEVSTGEASGHAPDPMDVEELDVELAAAGSKMLTEPFFLKKVLLEKSGDTSELTTVAMSVHAVMLESGFVLFNPDCSDNKFSFSKELLTVSLKYTLPELMTSDKGVESVTVRFQSLSDKVVVYGSLGGKLQRLYLDKRRFVPVIDLVMDTLKSDKDGSSSIYKEMFMFWRMVKDGLVIPLLIGLCDKSGLELPPCLMRLPTELKLKILESLPGASVAKMACVCTEIRYLATDNDLWKQKCLEEAKHLVVDGEGDSVNWKAKFAAFWRQYQRQVSSSRRTLRNFGMGRNRIPNPFPRIPDPDPFGWINGGGLPGPGPFIMHPGQPAGRLGGRRLGRSFSPRCNLGGNNYQQHGE
- the LOC106358111 gene encoding F-box protein SKIP22-like isoform X1 gives rise to the protein MKLRLRRHETRETLKLELPDSITLHDLRQRINEPSPSSVHLSLNRKDELLAPSPDHTLRSLGVTSGDLIYYSLVPSAFAASLEEIALASSSEVKSQNEMGIGFAASDVDMNIQDPEEVSTGEASGHAPDPMDVEELDVELAAAGSKMLTEPFFLKKVLLEKSGDTSELTTVAMSVHAVMLESGFVLFNPDCSDNKFSFSKELLTVSLKYTLPELMTSDKGVESVTVRFQSLSDKVVVYGSLGGKLQRLYLDKRRFVPVIDLVMDTLKSDKDGSSSIYKEMFMFWRMVKDGLVIPLLIGLCDKSGLELPPCLMRLPTELKLKILESLPGASVAKMACVCTEIRYLATDNDLWKQKCLEEAKHLVVDGEGDSVNWKAKFAAFWRQYQRQVSSSRRTLRNFGMGRNRIPNPFPRIPDPDPFGWINGGGLPGPGPFIMHPGQPAGRLGGRRLGRSFSPRCNLGGNNYQQHGE